The Orcinus orca chromosome 1, mOrcOrc1.1, whole genome shotgun sequence DNA window ATATGATCACAAGGAAATACTCATAAGTCTAAACTGAATGCTATCTTGGGCAGCATAAAAGGAATACTAACAAGTGTAGGCATCCCAGTGTGTCTGTCTCACACCTGTTCAATGGGAAGGTGACTCATAAGCCAGGCAAGAACAGAGCGACACTGATACCACACACTGACTACTTCATTACTTTGAGAAGGGTAGTGAATGGTCATACCCCCAACTAGAAAGAGGAATCATTTGAGACCTATCAGTTGGGCCAACAGTTCTGTTAAGCTTTAATACTGCCTACTCCTGAACTCTGGTATTAACCTCCTCTCTGTGTAGGAAGTCAATGTTCATGCTCTTGATAGGGGCTGTTTAAATCTTTCTGATTTCTGTCAAATCCATCTGACCTCAGAGCACTGGGTCTAAGAGTCAACTTCTTGCAACATTGATGTCTTTCCCTTGAGATCTTTAATAGTGCTAAATCAGCATAATGTTATCATAATTTGAAAATGACATGGGGGCACAAAAAAGTCCTaatttatatacatgtgtatatatgtatatacatacacattcttttcattactatatgtgtgtgtgtgtatatatatatatatatatatagcatccCATATTCCAGTATCACATGGCAGAGAATTTACAGTCAGAATAATCAAGACATTTAATTTAGTTTTCCTGTGGCCACTCATGTAGTGAACTGAAAAATACCAGTGTATTAATAAGGTCCCTTTTTATTACATGCTATTTCTAAGCAGATATTTGGAATGCTCAGAAGACTCCACTTTCAGTCTCCTAAGGCCTCCTAAGACATAATTTAAAGTGGGACTTGATAGAACAAATATCTTTGCACTCTAGTTGAAACAGAAGTAGCTTCTGTTTATATCCTAGGAAACCTTGGATAACATGCCTTGTTTGTGAAATTGAAAAAAACAGCAGATCAGCACACAAAGAGAAAGGATGCAACAGATATCAAAGTGGGTAAATGCCCAACTATTCTGACTCCTCCTCATCTGTGCAAAGCAAGGTGGTACAAGTAGGCCAAGTCTGACTGGGCAGAGTTTGAGGAAGATGCTTTTCTGTTTGatgaacaagaaaataattttatgaaaacgtggggatgggagagggagcaGCTCTGTGCTTCTTGCTGTGTTACCTTTTTTATGTTCCCAGTGTCACTGAGACTAGTTTAAAAATAGCCTACAAAAAGAATGTTCTAATCACCAGCCACCTTTtccacctttcttctttttctgttgctgtttcttttttgttgctggAGCCCCTGCAGGTTTCTGGTGTCTTGGGGGTATGATATTACTTGTAGATGTAGATGCTGTTGCTGCACTGCCAGGTcgtggggaggtgggtgggctGCTCACAGTTTTACTGGCATCCAATTCAGATGAAGCTCCTACAGTTGCTCCCTGGGTCCCTTTTCCAATCTGATCCTTCTTTttacccttctttcttcctcGGTAGTAAGAACGTTCACGCATTGGTAGCCATCTTTCTGGATCTGGGGTCACTTTTGGGTCATAATTTTTAGGcagttttcccttcttttttttcttcttttttttcaaatctccCTGTCCTTGCTCCTTTGGTTGACTATCTCCAGCAACTTTTCCACCCTTCTTCCGAATGTACGTAGCACCAGGAGAATTTTCAAGAGCCTCAACATCTACTTTTAGAGACATACTATCTGATGAAGGCAAGTGTTTACTAAGGGCTTTTGCCTTCTCAGGATCTACAAGTGAGTAAGCAGAAATAAGCTGTGCCAGGGTGTGAATATCTTTTGGATTTTGTTTCCATAGCTGTTCTAGGTCACTAATTGCCTCCTTCTTCCGTCCATATTTGAGTTTGAAGTTTGCAGCTTCTCTTATCAAGGACAAATGAGCAGGAGATTTGGGCTGACGGTTTTGATACCACTGGATAGCTTGTGTGAAGACCTCAATGGCACTGTCAATATCTTCCTCATGGCTGTACATTGTCACTAATGCAGACACCATGCCTGGTTTATGCTTTTAACTGCTCTATGCTTCTCAATATCAAACATGCTTTGGAAATATTaccttgggaaattttcagctgtgCCATGGTCAGCTTAATTTCAGCAGCGTTTTCTGGATGCTGATCTGCAAATTCCTGAAGCAACTCTATTGCTTTTGTGTGCTGCTTTTCACGGCAGAGCTGGGCAGCTTGGATTAACACAGGAAGGAGATGCTCAGGACTTTGGGACTGTAAACTGGCAGATATTTTGCGACACTGTTCTGCCTGGTTTGTGTACATAGCAAGTAAAGCTTTGTTAAATTCTATAGCTTGCAGTTGTTTCTTGGAAAGCTTAAACTCCACTCCTTCTGCATTGGTTAATTTCACCTTCTTCTTGGAGTCAAAGACATTTTGGTCCTTGTTAATTGTAATGATGTTATTTGCAATCACAGCTAGCAGTGCTACATCTGttggttttagttttattatctGATTGTAAAGTTGCAAAGCCTCCTCTGTATGACCCTGAAGCTGCATAATATAGGCCATCTGCCCGTGGATGATGGCCAGTTCTGCCTGTGGGTCTTCTTCAGTCCCATCAGAGTCTTCTGATAATGAACGGCGGCAAAGATCTTCAGCTTTTTGCAGGATTTTAATTGCCTGGTTCAGCTGGCCTTGTCCTATCAGCGCACATGCAGCATTGTAGCACAGTTCGTGTGTGCCTTCTTGGAGACCCAAGTTCTCTGGAACCACTTTTTCCCAGTTACTTTGAGCTGCAACAACTGCTGAaaggtttgtttttctctcctcatCATAATCATCTTGAGAGTTTCGGACAAGATCTCTATACACAGCCAGGCATTCATCATAGCGTTCTAATCGGTACAACACTTGTCCATAAAGCTCCTTTAGTTTGTCTGTCTGCTGGTTGGCACTTTCTATTGTCTTCAAGGCATTCTCAATTCTGTTCAGCCTGTACTCACAGTATGCCTTCTCGAAGGAAAGAGAGTTATTGGCAAACACTTTGGTGTGAGTATTGATGACATTCAAGGCTTCCTTGAAACTTCCATTCTGGATAAGGCACACAACTTTACAGTGTAGGGCAGTTACATCATCCTTGTTGATCTGCAGTATCTTGTTGACGGTTTTGAGAGCGCGCGTGAAGTCGCCGTTCTGGCCATAACGGTTCACTTCACTCCAGAGCGCAGGTACCGAAACCCCCCCACTCTCAGCatttttttaacagtaaaataATTTGAAGTTATAAATTCTCTTCTGAATAAAGATCATTATACCCCATATGTTTTGCTAtaaagttttctcttttccttaattttattattataatttctgtttttatttcctctttactcAGGTATTCTCTTCCATCCACTTTTCCTGGCTAATTCTTACTTGTTCATCAGATTTCAGCTTAGACGTTATTCCCCAGGGAAGTCTTCCTGACCCTGCAAATCAGGTTAGAGCATCTTGTTATAAACTCTTACAGAATTGATACTTCTTCTTAATACACATCAGGAATGATTATTGGTGCGATCATCTGTTTACTCTCTCTTACCTACTAGGCTGAAAGCTCCTGGGTGCAAGGACCAGTTTATCTTGTTCTGTGTTTCAAtgtgtatttattgaatgaatgaccgAAAAATGGTTATTAGGGAGAATGTGAAACAGTACAACTCTTTGGGTGGGGAacttgaaaatactttttaaaaatacacgaTTGCTTATACAATTACCCTTTgtcccagaaatcccacttccaGTATTCTGACCTAAAAATatgctgggaaaaaaaatgctgcaatgaTTTACGCGCAAGTTTATTCATTGTGGCATTATCTGAGATAACAAAAGGTTGGAAccaatccaaatgcccatcactAAGACTGGCTGAATCAGCTGTGGTCcattcacacagtggaatactctccagctgtaaaaagaaacgtGGAAGGTCACTGCAATGGAGTGATCTCCAGATATATTGTTAAGCAAAAAACACAAGGTGTAGAACGGAATATCTAGGATTCTATCTTCTGTGTAACAATGGGGAAGAAAGggatataaatatgtatacaaattgtttatatttgcaaaaagaaacaaagaataaaccaaaataataaaaatgaaaatgatacctTATGTGGGAAAGGACAGGGTAGAGGGACAGcaatagaaaggaaaatttccACACATAGACTGTTATGTGGTTTTGACTTTGGAATCAGGTAAATATTTTACACATTCAAAAATAACGTTAAATCAGAAAGAGAGGAGTAAAAAGCAATCTCTAGAATTTGAAAACAATCTGAAATGAAGAACCTTGAATGTGTATCAAGTTACTGATATAACCAGTCAGTAAAAATGATTGTTTCAAGTGGCTTTACAGCACAGCATATccactacatcttttttttttaatagatctttattggagtataattgcttcacaatactgtgttagtttctgttgtacaacaaagtgaatcagccatatgcatacatatatccccatatctcctccctcttgagcctccctccaccctccctatctcacgtCTCTAAGTCACCGCAAatcacctagctgatctccctgtgctttgctgctgcttcccactaactgttttacattcggtagtatatatatgtcgaggctactctcactttgccccagcttccccctccccgactgtgtgctcaagtccattctctatgtctacgtctttattcctgccctgccactaagttcatcagtaccttttctttttttcagattccatatatatgtgttagtatatggtatttgtttttctctttctgacttacttcactctgtatgacagactctaggtccatctacctcactacaaataactcaatttagtttctttttatggctaatattccattgtatatatgtaccacatcttctttatctattcatctgttgatggacatttaggttggttccatgtcctggctattgtaaatagtgctgcagtgaacattgtggtacatgtctgtttttgaattatggttttctcagggtatatgctcaatagtgggattgctgggtcatatggtagttctatttttagttttttaaggaacctccatactgttcttcatagtggttgtatcaatttacattcccaccaacagtgcaggagggttcctttttcaccacatcctttccagcagttactgtttctagattttttgataatggcctttctgactggtgtgaggtggtgatacctcattgtagttttttgtttgtttgttttataaatttatttatttaattttggctgtgttgggtcttcgttgctgcacgtgggctttctctagttgtggcgagcgggggtactctttgttgcggtgcatgggcttctcattgtggtggcttctcttattgtggagcacaggctctaggcgtgcgggcttcagtagttgtggcacacgggctcagtagttgtggctcatgggctctagagcgcaggctcagaaattgtggcgcactggcttagttgctccacagcatgtgggatcttcccggaccagggctcgaacctgtgtcccctgcattggcaggcggattcttaaccactgtgccactagggaagcctctcattgtagctttaatttgcatttctctaataattagtgatgttgagcatcttctcatgtgcctcttggccatctgtatgtcttctttggtgaaatgtctatttaggtcttccacccattttttaactgaattgtttgtttttttgatattgagctccatgagctgtttatatattttggagttaatcctttgtctgttgtttcatttgcaaatattttctcccattctgagggttgtcttttcatcttgtttatggttttctttgctgtgcaaagctttgaagtttaattaggtcccatttgtttatttttgtttttatttccattactctaggaggagggtcaaaaaaaatcttgctgtggtttatgtcaaagagtgtttttcctgtgctttcctctaagagtttttatagtgtctggtcttacatttaggtctttaatccatttggagtttatttttgtgtatggcattatgtagtgttctaatttcattcttttacatgtagctgtccagttacaTGTAGTGGTgcccatttattgaagaggccttcttttctccattgtatgttcttgcctcctttgttgtaaattatgtgaccatatgtgcgtgggtttatctctgggctttctatcctgtaccattgatctatatttctgtttttgtgccagtaccatactgtcttgattactgtagctttgcagtatactTTGAAGTTGGGgcgcctcattcctccagctccatttttctttctcaagattgctttggttattcggggtcttttgtgtttccatacaaattgtaaaattttttgttttaattctgtgaagaatgccattggtagtttgatagggattccattgaatttgtaattgctttgggtagtgtagccattttcacaacattgattcttccaattcaagaacatggtatatttctccatctattttatatcatctttgatttctttcaccagtgttttatggttttctgagtacaagtctttcgcctccttaagtaggtttattcctaggtgttttattctttttgttgtgatggtaaatgagattgtttctttaatttctctttgtgatttttcatttttagtgtataggaatgccagggatttctgtgcattaattttgtatcctgcaaccttaccaaattcattaattagttctagtagttttctggtggcatctttaggattttctatgtatagtatcatgtcattggcaaacaatggcagttttacttcttcttttccaattgtattccttttatttctttttcttctttgattgccatggctaggacttccaaaactatgttgaataagagtggctagagtggacatccttgtcttgttcctgatcttagtggaaatgctttcagtttttcaccttgatgcttgctgtgggtttgtcatttatggcctttattatgttgaggtaggttcactctatgcccattttctggagagtttttatcataaatgggtgttgaattttgtcaaaagctttttctgcatctattgagatgatcatatggtttttcttcttcaatttgtaaatatggtgtatcacattgattgatctgcgtatattgaagaatccttgcatcccttggataaatcccacttgatcatggtgtatgatccttttaatatgttgttggattctgtttggtagtattttgttcaggacttttacatctatgttcatcagtgatattggtctataattttcttttcttgtgatatctttgtctggttttggtatcagggtggtggtagctttgtagaatgaatttgggagtgttcctccatctgcaaatttttggaagagtttgagaaggatcgtgttatctcttctctaaatgtttgatagaatttgcctgtgaagccatctgatcctggacttttgtttgttggaagatttttaattacagtttcaacttcattacttttGGTAGGTCTGTTTGTATATTctgattcttcctggttcagtcttggaaaattgtacctttccaagaatttgtccatttcttcatgcttgtccattttattggcatatagttgtttgtagtagtcttttataatcatttgtatttctgcagggtcagttgtgatttctcctttttcatttctaattttattgatttgtgttctctccctttttttcttgatgagtcaggctaaggatttatcaattttgtttatcttctcaaagaataagcttttagttttattgatctttgctattgttttctttgtttctatttcatttatttctgctccgatccttatggtttctttccttctactgactttggattttctttctctagttgctttaagtgtagggttagattgtttatttgggatttttcttgtttctttaggtgaGATTgaatcgctataaacttccctcttagaaccgcttttgctgtgtcccataggttttgggttgttgtgttttcattgtcatttgtttctatgtatttttttatttcttctttgatttcttcagtgatctcttggttatttcgtAGCAcactatttagcctccatgtatttgtgatttttacaggttttttttcccctgtgattgatttccagtctcatagtgttgtggtcagaaaagatgcttgatacaatttcaattttcttaaatttactgaggcttgatgtatgacccaagatgttatctatcctggagaatattccgtgtgcacttgagaagaatttgtattatgccacttttgggtggaatgttataaatatcaattaaatctatctggtctattgtgtcatttaaagcttgtgtttccttatttattttctgtttggatgatttgtccattggtgtaagtggggtgttaaagtcccccactattattgtgttactgtcgatgtcccctttcatggttgttagcatttgccttatgtattgaggtgctcctgtgtggggtgcataaatatttataattgttatgtcttcttctttgattgatcccttgatcattatgtagtgtacttccttatctcttgtaacagtctttattttaaagtctattttatctgatacaagtattgctattccagctttcttttgatttccatttgcatggaatatctttttccatcccttcactttcagtctgtatgtgcccctaggtctgaaatgggtctctctctagtagacagcatatgtatgggtcttgtttttgtatccattaaccagtctttgtcttttgcttggggcatttaatccatttacattcaaggttattattgatatgtatgttcctattaccattttcttaattgttttgggtttgtttttgtgggtctttttcttctcttgtgtttcccacctagagaagtttctttagcatttgttgtaaagctggacatcttttgtttttttttaactttttaaaaaataaattaattttattcatttatttatttgtttttggctgcattgggtcttcattgctgcgcgcaggctcttctctggttgcagcgagcgggggctgctctttgttgcggtgcatgggcttctcgttgtggtggcttcccttgttgtggagcatgggctctaggcgtgcaggcttccgtagttgtgcggcacgcaggcttagctgctccgcggcatgtgggatcttcctggaccaggggtcgaacccatgtcccctgcactggcaggcggattcttttttttttttttttttgcgttacgcgggcctctcactattgtggcctctcccgttgcggagcacaggctctggacgcgcaggctcagcggccatggctcacgggcccagctgctccgtggcatgtgagatcttcctggacctgggcatgaacccgtgtcccctgcatcggcaggcggactctcaaccactgcgccaccagggaagcccggcagacggattcttaacaactgcgctaccagggaagccctagctggacatctttaaagaaacatttttcaggGACAAAAGAACCGCAAAGAAATCTTAACACTTCATTTGGAAGTCGTATTGTTAGTAAAAATATTGGCATTatttttgaaactattttatatagatCACATGATAATGCAAATCAGTAATGATGTTAATACTGGAATCCAAGATCTTCAGTGTCTGAGAAAAGAGATATGAGGATAAGACCAAAGAAGTTAAGTAAGAGCCTTGAATGTTACATGTGAATTGGAAATATTAGCAGAAACTcataatccttttatttttctgttcaaaaGTATGTACTTCCCAGTTCTGTTCACTGAAAAATTTGGACGCAGTGATAACCCACCATCAATGAGCATACCTAGTGCCCAGATGTCTTTTCCAGCTACCATGAACCACGGCGCCTTGGAGGATTGGCTAATTCCAGGTCTAGGGCAGGAAATAGACAACGTGAGCCTGGGACATCTTGTTGGGTCAGAAAGCAAGGACATTGTCAAAGAGTAATGGGATCACGTCCAAAGGAAATATAGAAGCCAAAAAGAAGAGACACCCACTGGTTAAAGATGGGAGAATTTGAATAGCAGAAAGAACAGTGACTGATAATGCTTGAAACACACTGAATATATAAGCACTCATTTGTCCATATTGATGCTCAGAGAGAGAAAGCCGCAAATCAACCAAATATCATTAAATACCATTGAAGGTAACTCGGGCATAATTCCTCATCCTGAGGATtagcaatgaaaaggaaagaattaagacTTTATCCTGTCATTCTTCTACTATTTCATCTCAACCGAAAAGCCCGAGTTTATGAGGGAAAGTTCCTTATAAAaaattccagctaataaatgtgGAAGGATTGATAGGATTAGAAAATCATCTTTTTTACAGCCCCTAATAAAATAATGGGTTCAGGCAATAATCACCAACGGATGAAATTATTATATGAAAAGTTGTTGGGGAGTTTTATCATGGAAGGGTCAGGCTGTCACCGCCTGAGCTCACTGGTTAATCTTAGCACCGCTATGTGTGTCTCCTGATGTGATGTCATGTGACAGCCCCGCCTATCAAGTGTCTGCCTGTGCTTGGATTCCCTCAGAAAAGCAGACCCTAGGAAGAGGATTTGGGTTCAGatagtttatttgggagatgaTCAGAGGAAGTACCTTtaagggagtggggaggtgagGCAGGGAAGGTAGAAacccaataaaaatgaattaatgagtgGGATACCACTCAGACAGCTGGGACCCAGTTCTTCTGGGCACCCTCTGAAATGCTGTGCAGGACATATGTTAGAAACCTCCTCTGAGAGGCAAGG harbors:
- the LOC101281471 gene encoding signal recognition particle subunit SRP72-like, whose protein sequence is MCPDCAPGGKVMSTGAFDRVVEPQLGSQGELLGEVTLSAEIRRMCRSQPESNTKGGKDAKAIFEETRRDLTMESQFGGKAGNSRAGRKGAQEEAENSSFRVRCGGVSVPALWSEVNRYGQNGDFTRALKTVNKILQINKDDVTALHCKVVCLIQNGSFKEALNVINTHTKVFANNSLSFEKAYCEYRLNRIENALKTIESANQQTDKLKELYGQVLYRLERYDECLAVYRDLVRNSQDDYDEERKTNLSAVVAAQSNWEKVVPENLGLQEGTHELCYNAACALIGQGQLNQAIKILQKAEDLCRRSLSEDSDGTEEDPQAELAIIHGQMAYIMQLQGHTEEALQLYNQIIKLKPTDVALLAVIANNIITINKDQNVFDSKKKVKLTNAEGVEFKLSKKQLQAIEFNKALLAMYTNQAEQCRKISASLQSQSPEHLLPVLIQAAQLCREKQHTKAIELLQEFADQHPENAAEIKLTMAQLKISQGNISKACLILRSIEQLKA